In Sulfurospirillum tamanense, one DNA window encodes the following:
- a CDS encoding FAD-binding and (Fe-S)-binding domain-containing protein, with amino-acid sequence MLTGSYLEFHKEVQKFIPKERIFTDPFYTYAYGTDASLYRLIPKIVVQATKSEEVAKIMKACSMFSLPYVFRAAGTSLCGQCITDSVLITTSRDWNKMSTNDDGSLITMEPAVIATKANAFLAPFGRIIGPDAASINSAMIGGTVANNASGMSCGTLENSYTTLQYMKIIFEDGTELDTGSPESIESFKKSHKGMIEKISALAKKVNDNKALREKIIRKFKIKNTCGYGLNSLVDFDDPIEIIQHLLVGSEGTLGFIKEVTFRTIVDKKHKASALMIFKSMKDALDAVGLMRTRCNSRTKECDSELDEAELMDREALRCVEDNEGMPAFLKTLSEGATALLVQIKEKDEETLDKNIEIVMEAIKGIEPELPIQFTKDPAEYGKFWHIRKGIFTTVGSNRPKGTACIIEDVAYPMHTLTDGILELQEILKNNGYMNAVIYGHVLDGNVHFILTPDMSDPAEVERFGNMLQDVADSVATKFHGSLKAEHGTGRNMAPFVELEWGTDAYEVMKEIKDIFDPKGIINPDVIINKDPKGHLKNFKALPITNDLIDKCIECGFCEPFCPSNTLTTTPRQRITTTRYAQTLKNRNDMEGYEAFKKLMIYPNVETCATCSLCSLACPVGIDTGALIKQRRTELLTPAYRRNATFIANNYAGVLGGGRAVLSVVKVATDIIPHSLVNAMSAGVSKLSGGKLPRWSASLPGGHAFKDTRKQFGREDKVVYFSSCLNRTMGNPKPSKGEKEVDEIIIGLLEKAGYEVIIPQNLKPLCCGMAFSSKGYVEQGLQKSRELEAELNKASENGKYPIVCDMSSCTKTTRTYFETGLTMYDPVEFIHDFLLEKLPIKQIDEPILVHAICSTRKAGLFSKLENIAKICSSKVTIPEDVGCCGWAGDRGWNYPELNKAALRHLKPYIPAGTKLAFSTGKPCEIGLTEASELPYRNLFYLVDRCVG; translated from the coding sequence ATGTTAACAGGTTCTTATCTTGAATTTCACAAGGAAGTGCAAAAGTTTATTCCCAAAGAGAGAATATTCACAGACCCCTTTTACACCTATGCCTACGGCACAGATGCCTCACTTTATCGACTAATACCAAAAATTGTTGTCCAAGCTACAAAGTCCGAAGAAGTTGCTAAGATTATGAAAGCATGCTCAATGTTTTCCTTACCTTATGTCTTTAGAGCGGCAGGAACAAGTCTTTGCGGCCAGTGTATTACTGACTCTGTGCTGATTACCACCTCGCGGGACTGGAACAAAATGAGTACCAACGACGATGGCTCACTCATCACCATGGAGCCTGCTGTTATCGCTACAAAAGCTAATGCTTTTTTAGCGCCATTTGGAAGAATCATTGGTCCAGATGCGGCAAGTATTAACTCTGCCATGATTGGTGGCACTGTAGCCAACAATGCCAGCGGGATGAGTTGCGGTACGCTTGAAAACTCTTACACCACCTTGCAATACATGAAAATTATCTTTGAAGACGGCACAGAACTTGACACGGGCTCTCCTGAGAGCATTGAGTCGTTTAAGAAAAGTCACAAAGGGATGATTGAAAAAATAAGTGCCTTGGCCAAAAAAGTGAACGACAACAAAGCCTTGCGCGAAAAGATTATTAGAAAATTTAAAATCAAAAATACCTGTGGTTACGGACTAAACTCTTTGGTTGACTTTGATGACCCCATTGAAATCATTCAACACTTGCTGGTTGGTAGCGAGGGAACACTGGGTTTTATTAAAGAAGTTACCTTTAGAACCATCGTTGACAAAAAGCACAAAGCAAGCGCACTGATGATTTTTAAAAGTATGAAAGACGCTCTAGATGCTGTTGGCCTCATGCGCACACGCTGCAACTCGCGTACCAAAGAGTGTGATTCAGAGTTAGATGAAGCGGAACTAATGGACCGCGAAGCATTACGTTGCGTTGAAGACAATGAGGGCATGCCCGCATTTTTGAAAACCCTCAGCGAGGGCGCAACAGCACTTCTTGTCCAAATCAAAGAAAAAGATGAAGAAACCCTAGATAAAAATATTGAAATCGTCATGGAGGCAATTAAAGGCATTGAACCGGAGTTGCCTATCCAGTTCACAAAAGACCCCGCAGAATACGGTAAATTCTGGCACATTAGAAAAGGTATTTTTACCACAGTAGGCTCAAACAGGCCCAAAGGAACAGCGTGTATCATTGAAGATGTTGCTTACCCTATGCACACTCTCACAGATGGCATCTTGGAGTTGCAAGAAATCCTCAAAAATAATGGCTACATGAATGCGGTTATTTATGGTCACGTTCTTGATGGAAACGTGCACTTTATCCTTACGCCAGACATGAGTGATCCTGCAGAAGTCGAGCGATTTGGAAATATGCTACAAGATGTGGCTGATTCTGTTGCTACAAAATTTCACGGAAGCCTCAAAGCGGAGCACGGCACAGGACGCAACATGGCTCCATTTGTAGAGCTTGAGTGGGGAACAGATGCGTATGAGGTTATGAAAGAGATAAAAGACATTTTTGATCCAAAAGGCATCATTAATCCCGATGTCATCATCAACAAAGACCCCAAAGGGCACCTTAAAAACTTTAAAGCATTACCCATTACCAATGACCTTATTGACAAGTGTATTGAGTGCGGTTTTTGTGAACCATTCTGCCCTTCCAACACCTTGACGACTACACCAAGACAGAGAATTACGACCACTCGCTACGCACAAACCTTAAAAAATAGAAATGACATGGAAGGCTACGAGGCGTTCAAAAAATTGATGATATACCCCAATGTTGAAACTTGCGCAACATGCTCATTATGCTCCCTAGCTTGTCCTGTCGGTATAGATACAGGTGCCTTGATAAAACAAAGGAGAACAGAACTGCTTACCCCTGCATACAGAAGAAATGCAACCTTTATCGCTAACAACTATGCAGGCGTATTGGGTGGGGGCCGTGCCGTTCTTAGCGTTGTTAAAGTGGCCACAGATATCATTCCTCACAGTCTTGTCAACGCAATGAGTGCAGGTGTCTCAAAGCTAAGTGGTGGAAAGCTTCCGCGTTGGTCAGCAAGCCTTCCTGGCGGACATGCTTTCAAAGATACACGTAAACAGTTTGGACGAGAAGACAAAGTCGTTTATTTCTCTTCATGTCTCAATCGAACCATGGGAAATCCAAAGCCATCTAAGGGAGAAAAAGAGGTGGATGAAATAATCATCGGACTTTTAGAAAAAGCAGGGTATGAGGTCATCATCCCTCAAAACCTCAAGCCTCTTTGTTGTGGTATGGCATTTTCAAGTAAAGGCTACGTTGAACAAGGGTTGCAAAAATCTAGAGAACTTGAAGCAGAGCTCAACAAAGCAAGCGAAAATGGCAAATACCCTATCGTGTGCGACATGAGCTCGTGCACCAAAACAACACGTACGTACTTTGAAACTGGGCTAACAATGTATGACCCTGTTGAATTTATTCATGACTTTTTACTTGAAAAACTTCCCATCAAGCAAATTGACGAACCCATTCTTGTTCATGCTATTTGTAGCACGCGAAAAGCAGGCCTCTTTAGCAAACTAGAAAACATTGCCAAAATATGCAGCTCCAAAGTCACCATCCCTGAAGATGTAGGATGTTGCGGTTGGGCGGGAGACAGAGGATGGAACTATCCAGAGCTCAACAAAGCAGCACTCCGCCACCTTAAGCCTTATATTCCAGCAGGAACAAAGCTTGCCTTTTCTACTGGAAAACCTTGCGAAATAGGTCTTACTGAAGCCAGTGAACTTCCCTACCGAAACCTCTTCTACCTAGTAGACCGCTGCGTAGGCTAA
- the ppk2 gene encoding polyphosphate kinase 2: MSQIPHKGLAMGKKEKKEASKDNDQSCVTEKLDRREGSGDEKYGKELRMLQVELLKFQYHVKAAGLKVLMIFEGRDAAGKGGTIKRVTEHLNPRGARIVALEKPSDVERTQWYFQRYVEHLPSAGEIVLFDRSWYNRAMVEPVMGFCTEREHHAFLKDAPTFEGMLASSGIQIFKFYFSVSKDEQAKRFKARETDPLKQYKFSEVDKYSQIKWDEYSLSKYMMLNYTHTEVAPWTVVKSNDKKKARINLMKYILTHVDYPNKIDAQKLLPDNEIIVYGRDEAISMEKNFKFKPNDESVE; encoded by the coding sequence ATGAGTCAAATTCCTCACAAAGGGCTTGCCATGGGAAAAAAAGAGAAAAAAGAGGCATCAAAGGACAATGACCAATCCTGCGTTACTGAAAAACTCGACAGAAGAGAAGGCAGTGGTGATGAAAAATACGGCAAAGAGCTGCGCATGCTTCAAGTGGAACTTTTAAAGTTCCAATACCACGTCAAAGCAGCCGGCCTAAAAGTGCTCATGATTTTTGAAGGGCGCGACGCAGCAGGAAAAGGCGGCACTATCAAACGCGTCACCGAACATCTTAATCCAAGGGGGGCTCGGATTGTAGCGCTTGAAAAGCCCTCAGACGTAGAGCGGACCCAATGGTATTTTCAGCGCTACGTAGAACACTTGCCAAGCGCAGGCGAAATTGTACTTTTTGACCGCAGTTGGTATAACCGTGCCATGGTGGAACCTGTGATGGGATTTTGCACCGAGCGAGAACACCATGCTTTTTTGAAAGATGCACCCACATTTGAGGGCATGCTAGCAAGTTCTGGGATTCAAATTTTTAAATTTTACTTTTCGGTAAGCAAAGACGAGCAAGCCAAACGCTTTAAAGCCCGCGAAACAGATCCACTCAAACAATACAAGTTTTCTGAAGTAGACAAATACTCTCAGATAAAATGGGATGAATATTCTTTGTCCAAATACATGATGCTAAACTACACCCACACTGAAGTCGCCCCGTGGACTGTTGTTAAAAGCAACGACAAGAAAAAAGCGCGCATCAATCTTATGAAATACATCCTCACCCATGTGGATTACCCAAACAAAATCGATGCTCAAAAGCTTTTACCCGACAATGAAATCATTGTCTATGGGCGCGACGAGGCTATTTCTATGGAAAAAAACTTTAAGTTTAAACCAAATGATGAGTCTGTTGAATAA